A genomic window from Yarrowia lipolytica chromosome 1D, complete sequence includes:
- a CDS encoding uncharacterized protein (Compare to YALI0D16137g, similar to uniprot|P50276 Saccharomyces cerevisiae YGR055w MUP1 high affinity methionine permease), which translates to MFPFDVEKNKGTSSESIHSIHVSEIHSDVRSESIIGAPEEEESPLGQHVGKFTVVALNFSQMIGTGIFVTPGSILKGVGSIGASLMLWLAGIIISFSGFAVYTEFASMYPKRAGADVAYLEKAFPKPKYLMPVVFAVISVLLSYSASNAIVFSEYVLVAANQEVTEWTQRGIAIAAIAGVCLMSWVSNKWSMRLQNVIAYVKVIILFFVAITGLVVLGGHTRVKNPRDNFKDPFKGTTGNANVWANALVKIIFSFAGWNNANNVLNEIPDAVRTVKIYGSVALALVSVLYMLCAVAYFAAVTKEEIKHSNLLTAALFFKNVFGESAGQRVLPALVAVSSIGNLLAVTIGHSRIVREVGRQGVLPWPNFWTNTWPFGTPGGALLVKFILTVIVIVAPPPGDAFNFVVDLQSYPSNIFLCLLVVGLFIVRRRRQKAGLGRAPFRAYTVVAVFYFLVSLFLLAAPWVPPPGGANGGDVSFWYATYCVVGIGIILLCGIYYYIWAVVWPKFGGFKHVEQIITLPDGSTYTKINRVKNDVQHSDESEGESETKSARVEEKEIV; encoded by the coding sequence ATGTTTCCATTTGACgtggaaaaaaacaagggAACGTCTTCCGAGAGTATCCACTCAATCCACGTTTCAGAAATCCACTCCGATGTCCGATCCGAGTCGATCATCGGAGCAccggaagaggaagaatCTCCTCTTGGTCAGCATGTGGGAAAGTTCACGGTGGTGGCTCTCAATTTCTCTCAGATGATCGGAACGGGTATTTTTGTCACCCCTGGCTCCATTTTGAAAGGCGTGGGCTCCATTGGAGCGTCGTTGATGCTCTGGCTGGCCGGAATCATCATTTCGTTCTCCGGATTTGCCGTTTACACCGAATTCGCAAGCATGTACCCCAAACGAGCTGGTGCCGACGTGGCCTATCTGGAAAAGGCGTTTCCCAAGCCCAAATATCTCATGCCCGTTGTTTTTGCCGTCATTTCAGTTCTGCTGTCCTACTCCGCCTCAAATGCCATTGTCTTCTCCGAGTACGTTCTGGTGGCAGCAAACCAAGAGGTGACGGAGTGGACCCAGCGAGGAATTGCAATTGCAGCCATTGCCGGCGTCTGTCTCATGTCCTGGGTCAGCAACAAGTGGAGCATGCGTCTACAGAACGTCATTGCATATGTCAAGGTCATCATTCTCTTCTTTGTGGCCATCACCGGCCTGGTGGTCCTGGGAGGTCACACCCGTGTCAAAAACCCCAGAGATAACTTCAAGGACCCTTTCAAGGGAACCACTGGAAATGCCAACGTCTGGGCTAACGCTCTCGTCAAGATCATCTTCTCTTTTGCCGGTTGGAACAACGCTAATAACGTCCTAAATGAGATCCCCGACGCCGTGAGAACGGTCAAAATCTATGGATCTGTGGCCCTTGCCCTCGTGTCAGTCCTGTACATGCTGTGTGCTGTCGCATATTTTGCAGCGGTCACTAAGGAAGAGATCAAACACAGTAACCTGCTGACTGCCGCTCTGTTTTTCAAAAATGTGTTTGGCGAGAGCGCTGGACAGCGTGTGCTGCCTGCTCTTGTGGCTGTGTCTTCTATTGGAAACCTCCTGGCTGTGACTATCGGACATTCTCGTATTGTGCGGGAGGTTGGACGTCAAGGTGTTCTCCCCTGGCCCAACTTCTGGACCAACACATGGCCCTTCGGCACTCCCGGTGGAGCTCTGTTGGTGAAATTCATTCTCACAGTCATTGTCATTgtggctcctcctcccgGCGATGCCTTCAACTTTGTGGTCGATCTCCAGTCCTATCCCAGCAACATTTTCCTGTGTCTGCTAGTGGTAGGACTGTTCATTGTtcgacgaagacgacaaaAGGCTGGTCTTGGAAGAGCTCCCTTCAGAGCATACACGGTCGTCGCCGTCTTCTATTTCCTGGTGTCGCTATTCCTTTTGGCGGCTCCTTGGGTGCCTCCCCCCGGAGGAGCCAACGGAGGAGACGTTTCCTTCTGGTACGCCACCTACTGTGTGGTTGGAATCGGTATCATCCTTCTTTGCGGTATCTACTACTACATCTGGGCTGTGGTTTGGCCCAAGTTTGGAGGCTTCAAACATGTCGAACAGATCATCACTCTGCCTGACGGCTCCACCTACACCAAGATCAACCGGGTGAAGAACGATGTCCAGCATTCGGACGAAAGTGAGGGGGAGAGTGAGACCAAGAGCGCTCGAGTCGAGGAAAAGGAGATTGTTTAG
- a CDS encoding uncharacterized protein (Compare to YALI0D16159g, weakly similar to uniprot|Q9T8U6 Liolaemus zapallarensis NADH dehydrogenase subunit 2), which yields MIGLDALSVGVFAAALSFYVYPLPSFTKTHGPSLSIRRTSGFLAGISTVALSTSSLTCYNEASTLPVDGKIVDSVLDSCLGSLLSY from the coding sequence aTGATAGGCCTGGATGCGCTCAGTGTTGGTGTCTTTGCCGCCGCCCTCTCCTTCTACGTCTACCCTCTCCCATCTTTTACAAAGACACATGGACCAAGTCTCTCTATAAGAAGGACAAGCGGGTTCCTGGCTGGGATTTCGACTGTAGCTCTTTCCACGAGTTCCTTGACCTGTTACAACGAGGCCTCCACTCTGCCCGTTGATGGGAAGATTGTTGACTCTGTCCTCGACTCCTGTCTGGGATCGCTACTGTCGTACTGA
- a CDS encoding uncharacterized protein (Compare to YALI0D16181g, no similarity), translating to MDEFYPENSVDVDSLVSTDAESAEHNIIAIIGLISHAQRYYKFALSLTDDKPGLQEDFEEHLDLLNTRLRQHEEQLKQFETTRTRSLEWLLTGILLATVVHWLISGIYIMVLVSLGLGLGFWMWKSR from the coding sequence ATGGACGAGTTCTATCCAGAAAACAGCGTGGATGTCGACAGTTTGGTGTCTACCGACGCCGAATCCGCGGAACACAACATCATCGCCATCATTGGGCTCATTTCGCATGCTCAAAGGTACTACAAGTTTGCCCTGAGCCTGACGGACGACAAGCCAGGGTTGCAAGAGGACTTCGAAGAAcatctggatctgctgaaTACGCGGCTGCGACAGCAtgaggagcagctcaagcagTTTGAAACGACACGAACGCGCTCGTTGGAGTGGCTGCTGACAGGGATTCTGCTGGCGACGGTTGTGCATTGGCTCATCAGTGGCATTTACATAATGGTGCTGGTTTCGCTGGGATTGGGATTGGGATTTTGGATGTGGAAGAGCCGATAG
- a CDS encoding uncharacterized protein (Compare to YALI0D16203g, similar to uniprot|Q871Q7 Neurospora crassa NCU06710.1 related to cleft lip and palate transmembrane protein 1 (CLPTM1)): protein MSSSGNRGNGSSARNGQGAATPREPDQRKSWIQKLLTIGAFYLAMNLFMLYMKNRNQDAVATTEEPDLTVSEAISAEKLYDEAAPPFPEQMRALWTGNQPFTITVHVVDSDQQMRLPVWDLELTGQNFSKGFSLFETLDFTLPKALTNNNGSLYAHVALQRKDSDLVINKRVDLTSYLPKKKVVHKKLLLSEEHEEEEEEEEELPYLERPLVPNIYPNVSIGVIYDLGNGVPASMPPAISQHIISSGDRDSSGKVSFIYPIVFNNEFWQLNSKMMELGENLAGEKFTLQLNLYSTSFFWFQMLTNMDHSFKEQARQQGGRTSEVEQLKVTLLESNPYLLAITAIVSVFHMLFEFLAFKSDISHWKNKKDTIGVSVRSIIANVVMQSIIFLYLMDNNDETSYMILLTQGMGILVEAWKINKVAVFSFFDPPKEQKNKKITNVFGLGIVYIQDRNELSEIEERTKEYDSIAFKYLYIAAVPLIGAYAVYSVMYVPHKSWYSFIISTLVGSVYAYGFLMLVPSIYINYRLKSVAHMPRKAMVYKFLNTFIDDLFAFVVKMPLLHRIATLRDDVIFFVYIYQTWVYRVDYTRVNEFGQGGDDEAAEIDDENKDKAQLVGREEAKKINEITGTSTSTGVEAQEGIRRR from the coding sequence ATGTCCAGCTCCGGCAACCGAGGCAATGGTAGCAGTGCGCGCAACGGCCAGGGGGCTGCAACCCCCCGTGAGCCCGACCAGCGAAAGTCGTGGATCCAGAAACTGCTCACCATCGGCGCCTTTTACCTAGCCATGAACCTGTTCATGCTGTACATGAAGAACCGAAACCAGGACGCCGTTGCCACCACCGAGGAGCCCGATCTGACCGTGTCCGAGGCAATTTCCGCCGAGAAGCTGTACGACGAAGCCGCCCCGCCTTTCCCCGAGCAGATGCGAGCTCTGTGGACCGGTAACCAGCccttcaccatcaccgtCCATGTAGTCGATTCCGACCAGCAAATGCGCCTGCCCGTGTGGGACCTCGAGCTGACCGGCCAAAACTTTTCCAAGGGCTTCTCTCTGTTTGAAACCCTCGACTTTACCCTACCCAAGGCCCtgaccaacaacaacggctCCCTGTACGCCCACGTGGCTCTCCAGCGAAAGGATAGTGATCTGGTGATCAACAAGCGAGTCGATCTGACCTCCTACTtgcccaagaagaaggtcgTTCACAAGAAGCTACTGCTCAGCGAAGAGcacgaggaggaggaggaggaggaagaggagctACCTTACTTGGAACGACCCCTGGTGCCCAACATTTACCCCAACGTGTCGATCGGTGTCATCTACGATCTCGGAAACGGTGTCCCTGCCAGCATGCCTCCTGCAATTTCTCAGCATATCATCTCTTCTGGTGACCGAGACTCATCCGGTAAGGTCTCGTTCATCTACCCAATCGTGTTCAACAACGAGTTCTGGCAGCTCAACTCCAAAATGATGGAGCTTGGAGAGAACTTGGCGGGAGAAAAGTTCACCCTACAGCTCAACCTCtactccacctccttcttctggttcCAAATGTTAACCAACATGGATCATTCCTTCAAAGAACAGGCTAGACAGCAGGGAGGACGAACCAGTGAAGTTGAGCAATTGAAGGTAACTCTGCTCGAGTCCAATCCTTACTTGCTTGCAATCACCGCGATCGTGTCTGTGTTCCATATGCTGTTTGAGTTTCTGGCTTTCAAGTCTGACATCTCTCACTggaagaacaagaaggataCCATCGGTGTGTCTGTGCGATCCATTATTGCCAACGTTGTCATGCAGAGTATCATTTTCCTATATCTGATGGATAACAACGACGAGACGAGTTACATGATCCTGCTGACACAGGGCATGGGTATTCTGGTTGAAGCATGGAAGATCAACAAGGTGGCtgtcttctctttcttcGATCCCCCCAAGGAGcaaaagaacaagaagattACTAACGTTTTCGGACTGGGAATTGTGTACATTCAGGACAGGAATGAACTGTCCGAGATTGAAGAGCGAACCAAGGAGTACGACTCTATCGCGTTCAAATACCTCTACATTGCGGCCGTTCCCCTCATTGGTGCCTATGCAGTCTACTCCGTTATGTATGTGCCCCACAAGAGTTGGTACTCGTTCATCATTTCTACTCTGGTTGGTTCCGTCTACGCCTATGGATTTTTGATGTTGGTGCCTTCCATCTACATCAACTACAGACTCAAGTCAGTGGCCCACATGCCCCGAAAGGCCATGGTATACAAGTTCCTCAACACCTTTATCGACGACCTGTTTGCCTTTGTCGTCAAGATGCCCCTGCTTCATCGAATTGCCACTCTGCGGGACGATGTAATCTTCTTCGTGTACATCTACCAGACCTGGGTGTACAGAGTCGACTACACTAGAGTCAACGAGTTTGGTCAGGGAGGAGACGACGAGGCTGCGGAGATTGATGAcgagaacaaggacaaggccCAGCTCGTTGGACGAGAGGAGGCTAAGAAGATCAACGAGATCACCGGTACTTCTACTTCTACTGGTGTCGAGGCCCAGGAAGGTATTCGAAGACGGTAA
- a CDS encoding uncharacterized protein (Compare to YALI0D16225g, weakly similar to uniprot|P39682 Saccharomyces cerevisiae YML046w PRP39 pre-mRNA splicing factor), with amino-acid sequence MDISTLGPSTDILTSSPQWSAANLAVFEDPSSFEAWEALVNITQQVAPPRKVHQPTCLIYETFLRKYPLLFGYWKKYVDYLNSVGSSEQVLSVHKKSVEAFPQSVDLWTDYVAAAASILEDPEAIRSIIEAGSRACGMDFLSHPFWDVALEFEAQKERDTGVLNEGKLRWLKRIILLPLHQYARYWEEFVKVGGSVRPEKLTYEGLKDEEGGFLTKEKLAAMDTSQMMELLKKKIFERTQKRTMDKWNHESAITRNYFHVAPLEEEQLHKWNEYLDYEESTLLKPEEAPFNLDFKVSEVQSIYLRALVPAASLDQLWLRYTRWLVGLESVNEVRMAFRQASTVFVPTNRPLIRFNWAIFEENQDNLDLAESIYSAVLNSAYKQTQSRSLLEEATVNYLQFYRRQHGIKKTVRYLVDTITQIDNCNTGARKSKKQKVETMSENVVYENFVQNKTACEKSHIIPVLAVEVAKLVRLQGFNWRSVFDQYRPKCVDSTYFWTNNFVYECESLKHPYSNIPSQTPNEINLDLLVKFSELLKTQANIPPSTIVDMLRDIQSLVYNYGSNKKVQQFIAFDAEINGSFYCQNWLKKKIAHDGRVATTNKRLRLEAGHPGFEMETGGNFDATCQRYVKEMRDANGQSVA; translated from the coding sequence ATGGATATTTCGACTCTGGGACCATCCACGGATATTCTGACCTCGTCGCCACAATGGTCGGCCGCAAACCTGGCCGTGTTTGAAGACCCCAGCTCTTTCGAGGCGTGGGAAGCGCTGGTAAACATCACACAACAGGTGGCCCCTCCACGAAAGGTGCACCAACCAACCTGTCTCATTTACGAGACATTTTTACGCAAGTATCCGCTGTTATTTGGCTACTGGAAGAAATACGTCGACTATCTCAACTCTGTCGGGTCGTCTGAGCAAGTGCTCTCCGTACACAAAAAGTCCGTCGAGGCGTTCCCACAATCGGTCGATCTGTGGACGGATTACGTGGCTGCGGCTGCGTCGATTCTGGAGGACCCTGAGGCCATCCGCTCAATCATCGAGGCTGGATCTCGCGCCTGCGGAATGGATTTCTTGTCGCATCCATTCTGGGATGTGGCTCTCGAGTTTGAAGCACAAAAGGAACGTGACACGGGGGTGCTCAATGAAGGAAAGCTGCGGTGGCTCAAACGAATCATTTTGCTTCCGTTGCATCAGTACGCACGGTATTGGGAGGAGTTTGTCAAGGTCGGGGGATCGGTCAGACCAGAAAAGCTCACTTACGAGGGTCTGAAGGATGAGGAGGGGGGATTCttgaccaaggagaagctcgCAGCCATGGACACATCACAGATGatggagctgctcaaaaagAAGATTTTCGAACGAACACAAAAACGAACCATGGACAAGTGGAACCATGAGTCGGCCATCACTCGAAACTACTTCCATGTGGCTCCTCTGGAAGAGGAACAGCTGCACAAGTGGAATGAGTATCTCGATTACGAGGAGTCGACGCTTCTGAAACCTGAGGAGGCGCCATTCAACTTGGATTTCAAGGTCTCGGAGGTCCAGTCTATCTACCTGCGAGCACTAGTGCCTGCAGCATCGTTGGACCAGCTCTGGTTGAGATACACTAGATGGCTggtggggttggagagTGTGAACGAGGTTCGAATGGCATTTCGACAAGCCAGCACGGTTTTCGTCCCTACTAACCGGCCTTTGATTCGTTTCAACTGGGCTATTTTTGAGGAGAACCAGGACAACTTGGACCTGGCAGAAAGCATCTACTCAGCTGTGTTGAACTCGGCATACAAGCAGACCCAATCGCGAAGTTTGCTGGAAGAGGCCACCGTGAATTACCTACAGTTCTACCGACGACAACATGGCATCAAAAAGACGGTCCGATATCTCGTCGACACCATCACTCAGATCGACAACTGCAATACGGGTGCAAGgaagtccaagaagcaAAAGGTGGAAACAATGTCGGAGAACGTGGTCTATGAGAATTTTGTCCAGAACAAGACGGCTTGTGAGAAGAGCCACATTATTCCTGTTCTCGCAGTGGAGGTTGCCAAACTTGTTCGTCTTCAGGGCTTCAACTGGCGATCGGTCTTCGATCAGTATCGGCCCAAGTGCGTGGACTCCACATACTTCTGGACCAATAACTTTGTGTATGAATGTGAGTCGCTCAAGCACCCCTACTCTAACATTCCCTCACAGACTCCCAACGAGATCAATCTCGATCTGCTGGTCAAGTTCAGTGAACTATTGAAGACCCAGGCCAACATTCCTCCCAGTACTATTGTGGATATGCTGCGGGACATTCAGAGTCTGGTCTACAATTATGGATCCAACAAGAAGGTCCAACAGTTTATTGCTTTTGATGCTGAGATCAACGGCTCGTTCTACTGCCAGAACTGGCTCAAAAAGAAGATTGCTCACGATGGCCGTGttgccaccaccaacaaacGTCTTCGTCTTGAGGCGGGCCATCCCGGCTTTGAGATGGAGACTGGAGGCAACTTTGATGCCACTTGTCAGAGATATGTTAAGGAGATGCGAGATGCCAATGGGCAGTCGGTGGCATGa
- a CDS encoding uncharacterized protein (Compare to YALI0D16247g, similar to uniprot|P40952 Kluyveromyces lactis NADPH dehydrogenase 1 OYE2 NADPH dehydrogenase (old yellow enzyme) isoform 1) — protein sequence MTQTHNLFSPIKVGSSELQNRIVLAPLTRTRALPGNVPSDLATEYYAQRAASPGTLLITEATYISPGSAGVPIPGDGIVPGIWSDEQLEAWKKVFKAVHDRGSKIYVQLWDIGRVAWYHKLQELGNYFPTGPSAIPMKGEESEHLKALTHWEIKGKVALYVNAAKNAIAAGADGVEIHSANGYLPDTFLRSASNQRTDEYGGSIENRARFSLEIVDAITEAIGADKTAIRLSPWSTFQDIEVNDTETPAQFTYLFEQLQKRADEGKQLAYVHVVEPRLFGPPEPWATNEPFRKIWKGNFIRAGGYDRETALEDADKSDNTLIAFGRDFIANPDLVQRLKNNEPLAKYDRTTFYVPGAKGYTDYPAYKM from the coding sequence ATGACACAAACGCACAATCTGTTTTCGCCCATCAAAGTGGGCTCTTCGGAGCTCCAGAACCGGATCGTTCTCGCACCCTTGACTCGAACCAGAGCTCTGCCCGGAAACGTGCCCTCGGATCTTGCCACAGAGTACTACGCACAAAGAGCAGCATCTCCAGGCACTCTCCTCATCACCGAGGCCACATACATCTCCCCCGGATCTGCTGGAGTGCCCATTCCAGGAGACGGAATCGTTCCGGGCATCTGGAGTGACGAGCAGCTCGAAGCATGGAAAAAGGTGTTCAAGGCCGTGCACGACCGAGGATCCAAAATCTACGTCCAGCTGTGGGACATTGGACGTGTCGCATGGTACCACAAGCTGCAGGAACTGGGCAACTACTTCCCTACAGGCCCCTCAGCTATCCCCATGAAGGGAGAGGAGAGCGAGcatctcaaggctctgaCTCACTGGGAGATCAAGGGCAAGGTGGCCCTCTACGTCAACGCTGCCAAGAACGCCATTGCCGCAGGCGCTGATGGCGTCGAGATCCACTCGGCCAACGGCTACCTTCCCGACACATTTCTGAGAAGCGCCTCCAACCAACGAACAGACGAATATGGAGGAAGCATCGAGAACCGGGCCCGATTCTCGctggagattgtcgacGCTATCACCGAGGCCATTGGAGCAGACAAAACCGCCATCCGTCTGTCTCCCTGGTCCACTTTCCAGGACATTGAGGTGAATGACACCGAGACCCCCGCACAGTTCACATACctgtttgagcagctgcagaagcgAGCCGACGAGGGAAAGCAGCTGGCCTACGTGCATGTAGTTGAACCCCGATTGTTTGGTCCCCCCGAGCCCTGGGCCACCAATGAGCCTTTCAGAAAAATTTGGAAGGGTAACTTCATTAGAGCTGGTGGATACGATAGAGAGACTGCTCTTGAGGATGCAGACAAGTCAGACAACACCCTGATTGCCTTTGGTCGAGACTTCATTGCCAATCCTGATCTCGTCCAACGCCTCAAGAATAACGAGCCTTTGGCCAAGTACGACAGAACAACCTTCTACGTTCCAGGTGCCAAGGGCTACACTGATTACCCTGCGTACAAGATGTAA
- a CDS encoding uncharacterized protein (Compare to YALI0D16269g, weakly similar to uniprot|Q03266 Saccharomyces cerevisiae YMR289w, similar to Saccharomyces cerevisiae YMR289W; ancestral locus Anc_5.44) → MSDIEFDAVAALPVDKASMDRVIANFSKTLQLEFNSTENKDFEIINTMRWDPALDVSTVDDQLNGRSAEPWYFADMSESERNAFNSKCSPIWLFHNHMERLKVSVAFFGWNVQVDPHAILHNILKAIDSSEVEIDGKKRPAKQYPLKIRALLGSSGNMKIETSKVGPKPDLLEFEKIANSEPTYDVYVAKEPISVGPFTCFKTTKRQQYNDARAAYITRPMVEEVLFVNDNGHVTEGSITNIAVQVNEMWTTPKVTSGCLMGVTRRHLIDSNKIFEGFLTRDDLQEGQEVLIFNAVQGVSKGVVKLK, encoded by the coding sequence ATGAGCGACATTGAATTCGACGCAGTGGCCGCTCTGCCTGTAGACAAGGCCAGCATGGACCGAGTGATTgccaacttctccaagaCCCTCCAGCTCGAGTTCAACAGCACGGAAAACAAGGACTTTGAGatcatcaacaccatgCGATGGGACCCTGCTCTGGACGTTTCTACTGTGGACGACCAGCTCAACGGCCGCTCGGCTGAGCCGTGGTACTTTGCAGACATGTCTGAATCCGAGCGAAATGCCTTCAACTCCAAATGCAGCCCGATCTGGCTGTTTCATAACCACATGGAGCGACTGAAGGTGTCGGTGGCCTTCTTCGGCTGGAATGTCCAGGTAGATCCCCATGCGATACTGCACAATATTCTCAAAGCCATTGACAGCTCCGAGGTGGAGATCGATGGTAAGAAACGGCCTGCCAAACAGTACCCACTCAAAATCAGAGCCTTACTGGGTTCCTCGGGCAACATGAAAATTGAGACGTCCAAGGTGGGCCCCAAGCCGGACCTGCTGGAGTTTGAAAAGATTGCAAACAGTGAGCCGACATACGACGTCTATGTGGCCAAAGAGCCCATCTCAGTGGGTCCTTTCACGTGCTTCAAGACCACAAAGAGACAACAATACAATGACGCACGAGCAGCGTACATCACCAGGCCCATGGTCGAGGAGGTGCTGTTTGTGAACGACAATGGCCACGTGACAGAGGGatccatcaccaacattgCGGTTCAGGTTAATGAAATGTGGACCACTCCGAAGGTGACGTCTGGGTGTCTGATGGGAGTTACTCGACGTCACTTGATCGATTCGAACAAGATTTTCGAGGGCTTCTTGACCCGCGACGATCTACAGGAGGGCCAAGAAGTGCTCATCTTCAATGCTGTTCAGGGTGTCTCCAAGGGTGTCGTCAAGCTCAAGTAG